The Telopea speciosissima isolate NSW1024214 ecotype Mountain lineage unplaced genomic scaffold, Tspe_v1 Tspe_v1.0384, whole genome shotgun sequence genomic sequence TCCCCAGCAATAAGTTGCCCGGTTCAAATTCTGGCAAGACTGGTTACATTTCGCAAGGGAAGTATGAAATTCCGCCTAGACTTTGTCAAGAGCAGCTCCATTCTTCCTCTGGAAGGCAGCAGCAATGTTCTACCTCTGGAAGGGCTTTTGTTGCAGAGCAGCAGAGTTTGAAACAGGACAATCAAGAAACTCTTCCCAGTAAAGAGTTGACTCGTTCAAATTTGTTGAATGCTGGTCCTATTTTGCAAGGAAAGATTGGAATTTCTCCAAGATACAGCGAAGTACAGACATGTTCTACATTGGAAAGGGCTACTGTTGTTATGCAAGGGAAGTGTGAAAATGATCCAAAGCCCATCGAAGGACAAACTTGTTCTACATCTGGACTACTGGGTGTACAAGGTTTAGACATTACTGAAAGTGCTCGGAGGTCCAGCAGCAAGCTAAAGAAGAGAGAGTCTCGATATAGAGATTTGATCGAAAATTGGGTTCCTCCTATTATTGAGAATTCTCTCTCTGATTTCGATGACGAGGAATGGTTTTTTAAGACACAATCTAAATCAGAGCGCGTGGCAAAAAGATATAAACCAAGCAATGATGAAGGGTGCCTAGGAAGCTCTGATCTCTGGCCACGGGCATGTTATTTGCCCGGTGCTGATGTATATGTGTTGCCTTACACGGTTCCTTTTTGAAGCTGGTTTGTCACAGAAAGCTGCAGGCACGGTCATTGTGATTGTCTCAAGAGCCTGTAAATATTGCGAGAATAGGACAGGATGCGTCCTGCGGGCAAATTAGGGAGGCGTGGTTTTATTTCCCCCACCTTGCGCCCAAACGTGATGTGAAACACACTCTTTCATGAATACAGTTCATCGCTGAGATATCAACAGAGAAGGGAAATTACAATTCTATTTGTTTTTCGATTCGTTTTAGCTGTATCGATTGAATCATTTAATGGAAGAGAGAGTATGTATGGCATGGGTGA encodes the following:
- the LOC122648043 gene encoding splicing regulatory glutamine/lysine-rich protein 1-like isoform X2, which translates into the protein MSRCFPYPPPGYERKSGALDEALINSIKKEREKGKKERKKEKKREKKEKKGREREKGGVEEKLQKHVKRLKNERSKVEHKGGDHPRKEEAEQFERSGLTEEHGHPVAAQNLYDSSDSTQNSHKRKKHCSPSSSSHNLGSILRIRLKQKDQKILPSNKLPGSNSGKTGYISQGKYEIPPRLCQEQLHSSSGRQQQCSTSGRAFVAEQQSLKQDNQETLPSKELTRSNLLNAGPILQGKIGISPRYSEVQTCSTLERATVVMQGKCENDPKPIEGQTCSTSGLLGVQGLDITESARRSSSKLKKRESRYRDLIENWVPPIIENSLSDFDDEEWFFKTQSKSERVAKRYKPSNDEGCLGSSDLWPRACYLPGADVYVLPYTVPF
- the LOC122648043 gene encoding splicing regulatory glutamine/lysine-rich protein 1-like isoform X1; amino-acid sequence: MSRCFPYPPPGYERKSGALDEALINSIKLQKEREKGKKERKKEKKREKKEKKGREREKGGVEEKLQKHVKRLKNERSKVEHKGGDHPRKEEAEQFERSGLTEEHGHPVAAQNLYDSSDSTQNSHKRKKHCSPSSSSHNLGSILRIRLKQKDQKILPSNKLPGSNSGKTGYISQGKYEIPPRLCQEQLHSSSGRQQQCSTSGRAFVAEQQSLKQDNQETLPSKELTRSNLLNAGPILQGKIGISPRYSEVQTCSTLERATVVMQGKCENDPKPIEGQTCSTSGLLGVQGLDITESARRSSSKLKKRESRYRDLIENWVPPIIENSLSDFDDEEWFFKTQSKSERVAKRYKPSNDEGCLGSSDLWPRACYLPGADVYVLPYTVPF